The following are encoded in a window of Primulina eburnea isolate SZY01 chromosome 4, ASM2296580v1, whole genome shotgun sequence genomic DNA:
- the LOC140830349 gene encoding aspartyl protease UND-like, which produces MTIFGNLALERFTFMTPDKDLQIVLNITFGYALRISEDNMAGIYGIVGLQATNPSALVSLFGRKFSYCLGNIRDTEYSVLFDSGSSISHLKESGYESIVEEVDNLMTRFDIDSVYIGDGEECYQGNMDQDLDGFPLLTFHFSQGADFEVGVEGMFLPFNRSIFCLAIHKSESESESNIIGVLAQQFYNVGFDFDANRIYFQNVDCDALEG; this is translated from the exons ATGACTATATTTGGTAACCTGGCCCTTGAAAGGTTCACATTTATGACACCTGATAAAGATTTACAAATAGttttaaatataacatttgGATATGCACTCCGCATATCAGAAGACAACATGGCTGGGATATATGGGATAGTTGGACTCCAAGCAACTAACCCATCTGCTTTGGTGTCTCTGTTTGGAAGAAAATTCTCCTATTGCTTAGGCAATATTAGAGACACTGAGTACAG TGTTTTATTTGACTCTGGTTCGTCAATCTCACATCTCAAGGAAAGTGGATATGAATCAATCGTGGAGGAAGTGGACAACCTGATGACGAGATTTGATATAGATTCCGTGTATATAGGAGATGGCGAAGAATGCTACCAGGGTAATATGGATCAAGACCTAGATGGATTTCCTCTTTTgacatttcatttttctcaaggAGCTGATTTCGAGGTAGGAGTCGAGGGCATGTTTCTCCCATTTAACAGAAGCATCTTCTGTTTGGCCATTCATAAAAGTGAGAGTGAGAGTGAGAGTAATATAATAGGAGTGTTGGCCCAACAGTTCTACAATGTTGGCTTTGATTTCGATGCCAACAGGATTTATTTTCAAAACGTAGATTGTGATGCATTGGAAGGTTGA
- the LOC140829987 gene encoding glycine-rich protein-like isoform X1 codes for MGLKALLFLGFFLSTYLLISTEVAGRELAEASNTEGTENDETNEVGVDQYGGYPGGGYGGYPGGGYGGYPGGGYGGNRGGYGGYPGRGGYGGYPGRGGYGGGNRGGYGGGCRYGCCGRSYGYGGCRCCYYAGQAADADLQTEPGN; via the exons ATGGGCTTGAAGGCACTTCTCTTTCTTGGCTTCTTCTTATCCACGTATCTTCTCATCTCTACTGAAGTGGCTGGTAGGGAATTGGCCGAGGCCTCCAATACTGAGGGTACTG aaaatgatgagacaaatgAAGTAGGGGTAGACCAATACGGAGGATATCCCGGAGGAGGATACGGAGGCTATCCGGGAGGAGGATATGGAGGCTATCCGGGAGGAGGGTATGGAGGAAACCGTGGTGGATATGGTGGCTACCCTGGAAGAGGAGGATATGGTGGCTACCCTGGAAGAGGTGGATATGGAGGAGGAAACCGTGGTGGCTATGGTGGCGGCTGCCGTTATGGATGCTGTGGTCGCAGCTATGGCTATGGCGGATGCAGGTGCTGCTACTATGCCGGTCAAGCAGCTGATGCTGATTTGCAAACCGAGCCTGGAAATTAA
- the LOC140830348 gene encoding aspartic proteinase CDR1-like, protein MAGIHGIAILETLSIGTNQLSLGSGAILQGHSTPTRLQDDGFHFATIEGISLGQKKLEIDEDEFEFSVLFDSGSSISHLKESGYESIVEEVDNLMAGFLDPAYIGDGEQCYKGNMDRELDGFPLLTFHFSEGADFEVGVEGMFLPFNKSIFCLAIHRSES, encoded by the exons ATGGCTGGGATACATGGGATA GCAATATTAGAGACACTGAGTATAGGTACAAACCAATTGTCTCTTGGAAGCGGAGCTATACTTCAAGGCCATTCAACTCCAACAAGACTCCAAGACGATGGTTTCCACTTTGCCACAATCGAAGGAATATCACTCGGTCAAAAAAAACTTGAAATTGATGAAGATGAGTTTGAATTCAGTGTTTTATTTGACTCTGGCTCGTCAATCTCACATCTCAAGGAAAGTGGATATGAATCAATCGTGGAGGAAGTGGACAACCTGATGGCGGGATTTTTAGATCCCGCGTATATAGGAGATGGCGAACAATGCTACAAGGGTAATATGGATCGAGAACTAGATGGATTTCCTCTTTTGACATTTCATTTTTCTGAAGGAGCTGATTTCGAGGTAGGAGTCGAGGGCATGTTTCTCCCCTTTAACAAAAGCATCTTCTGTTTGGCCATTCATAGAAGTGAGAGTTAG
- the LOC140829987 gene encoding glycine-rich protein-like isoform X2 has protein sequence MGLKALLFLGFFLSTYLLISTEVAGRELAEASNTEENDETNEVGVDQYGGYPGGGYGGYPGGGYGGYPGGGYGGNRGGYGGYPGRGGYGGYPGRGGYGGGNRGGYGGGCRYGCCGRSYGYGGCRCCYYAGQAADADLQTEPGN, from the exons ATGGGCTTGAAGGCACTTCTCTTTCTTGGCTTCTTCTTATCCACGTATCTTCTCATCTCTACTGAAGTGGCTGGTAGGGAATTGGCCGAGGCCTCCAATACTGAGG aaaatgatgagacaaatgAAGTAGGGGTAGACCAATACGGAGGATATCCCGGAGGAGGATACGGAGGCTATCCGGGAGGAGGATATGGAGGCTATCCGGGAGGAGGGTATGGAGGAAACCGTGGTGGATATGGTGGCTACCCTGGAAGAGGAGGATATGGTGGCTACCCTGGAAGAGGTGGATATGGAGGAGGAAACCGTGGTGGCTATGGTGGCGGCTGCCGTTATGGATGCTGTGGTCGCAGCTATGGCTATGGCGGATGCAGGTGCTGCTACTATGCCGGTCAAGCAGCTGATGCTGATTTGCAAACCGAGCCTGGAAATTAA